Proteins encoded by one window of Aspergillus chevalieri M1 DNA, chromosome 6, nearly complete sequence:
- a CDS encoding ABC transporter ATP-binding protein (COG:Q;~EggNog:ENOG410PJA8;~InterPro:IPR017871,IPR027417,IPR003593,IPR039421, IPR011527,IPR003439,IPR036640;~PFAM:PF00005,PF00664;~TransMembrane:13 (o42-60i81-106o138-162i211-231o237-256i315-339o351-371i732-755o775-802i845-872o878-898i961-981o993-1017i);~go_component: GO:0016021 - integral component of membrane [Evidence IEA];~go_function: GO:0005524 - ATP binding [Evidence IEA];~go_function: GO:0016887 - ATPase activity [Evidence IEA];~go_function: GO:0042626 - ATPase-coupled transmembrane transporter activity [Evidence IEA];~go_process: GO:0055085 - transmembrane transport [Evidence IEA]), translated as MAAPLDPREAEKAAGVANDAQIPIKPEKENDESAEKKKGTNGFLVSLAGELMAASSYVRVMTDELGRSILQRVFTFGDTKLYALECIAFIAAIASGVALAMVNLVMGHFLTLLSDFSFSDANSMPGNFMSAVRTSALYFVYIGVARFVATYIYASLFTYVAYHLTRNVRRSYLRAAFSQEITYYDQGASGSISQQATTNGKLIQSGIAEKLGIVIQAISTFLAAFVIAFVAQWKLTLILIFMVPTLLIVLGMAGGIDAMIETKILQVYAQAGSYAENVLGGVQTLQAFSLRPRVMAKYDSYLQDAYTQGMKKNKLYGIVFGGQYFVVYAGMGLAFWQGIAMLDRGEISDLGTVFVVLFSVIMAASTVMQVAPHMVTFSRAATAASELFALIDRQSEINPFDESGDKHDETAGFIDLHGINFSYPTRPDVTVLEDFTLNIPAGKVTALVGPSGSGKSTIISLLERWYNPRAGSISLDGTDISRLNLKWLRTNEPVLFNGSAFENIANGLVGTQWETASQEDQMQRVQEAAKLAFAHDFIQNLPQGYHTRIGERGGLLSGGQKQRIAIARSVISEPKILLLDEATSALDPHAEGIVQKALDSASENRTTIVIAHKLATIRKADNIVVMSKGKIMEQGRHEELVSRNGIYATLVEAQDLAPGNIEKNHGSGGTSTSDEALEKEDDHVVRVQSLASIRTAEVQQLATLKDREDYDLYEKTGIIRSIWKLLRGTPDIWLWFAVTIATCIGGAAINPGQALLLGNIMSIFTSPNMVARGNFISFMFFVMSLSILVIYFVMGWSTNTIAQGLSRKMRREILESFLRQDLRFFDRPENTVGALISRLDSYPQAILELMGFTVAIILMSVINIVASSVLAIVVSWKLGLVGVFVGLPFMMLGGYARVRLETKMDDEMGKRLSASASVASEAVMVIRTVSSLAIESTVLKKYVDELDFAISQTSGPMFHMMTWFSLTQSVEYFVLALGFWWGSKLINDGEISFYQFIVSFMGVYFSGQATALALSFASSFTKANQAANYYFWLDGLDGTIRETDDNRKEGPEHGCHSYDFQDVQFSYPLAPDNRVLKGVSLSIQRGDFVAFVGASGCGKSTMISLLERFYDPTSGSITIDSSAPLSSINPLLYRKQVALVQQEPTLFPGTIRENISQGVPDLGATEAASDETLEEACRAANAWDFVSSLPEGLDTPCGTSGSQLSGGQRQRVAIARALVRKSNVILLDEATSALDTESEKLVQGALSEAASSGDRITIAVAHRLSTVRDANCIFVFYAGRIVEAGTHGELVAKGGMYAKMCEAQKLDGAA; from the exons ATGGCAGCTCCTTTGGACCCTCGAGAGGCCGAGAAAGCTGCCGGAGTAGCCAACGATGCTCAAATCCCAATCAAACCTGAGAAAGAAAATGACGAGTCcgccgagaagaagaaaggcacGAATGGTTTCCTGGTAAGTCTGGCCGGAGAGTTAATGGCTGCATCCTCATATGTACGAGTAATGACTGACGAGCTGGGACGATCTATCTTGCAGAGAGTTTTCACCTTTGGCGATACCAAACTCTACGCCCTCGAATGCATTGCTTTCATAGCTGCTATTGCGTCTGGCGTTGCTCTCGCCATGGTTAACCTGGTCATGGGACATTTCTTGACACTGCTTAGCGACTTCAGCTTCTCCGACGCGAACTCGATGCCTGGCAATTTCATGTCCGCCGTGCGGACGTCGGC TCTCTACTTCGTTTACATAGGCGTCGCCCGTTTCGTGGCTACCTACATCTACGCTTCTCTCTTCACCTACGTCGCGTACCACTTGACCCGCAACGTCCGACGAAGTTATCTACGGGCTGCCTTCAGCCAAGAAATTACCTACTACGACCAGGGCGCCTCCGGCTCCATATCTCAGCAGGCGACCACGAACGGCAAGCTCATCCAATCCGGCATCGCAGAGAAACTCGGCATCGTCATCCAAGCCATCTCCACCTTCCTGGCGGCGTTCGTGATCGCGTTTGTGGCACAATGGAAGCTGACTTTaatcctcatcttcatggTGCCAACTCTGCTTATTGTGCTCGGCATGGCCGGTGGCATCGATGCCATGATCGAGACCAAGATCTTGCAGGTTTACGCCCAAGCCGGTAGCTATGCCGAGAACGTCCTCGGAGGGGTCCAGACGCTTCAGGCCTTCAGCCTTCGACCGAGGGTGATGGCCAAGTACGACTCTTACCTCCAGGATGCGTACACTCAAGGgatgaaaaagaataaaCTTTACGGCATTGTGTTTGGAGGGCAGTATTTCGTCGTCTACGCCGGCATGGGCCTGGCTTTCTGGCAGGGCATCGCTATGCTCGACCGTGGCGAGATTTCCGACCTAGGAACCGTCTTTGT TGTTCTCTTCTCCGTCATCATGGCTGCGAGTACGGTCATGCAAGTAGCACCGCACATGGTCACCTTCAGCCGCGCGGCAACCGCAGCTTCGGAGCTGTTCGCTCTCATCGATAGGCAATCCGAGATCAACCCCTTCGACGAATCGGGAGATAAACATGACGAAACTGCCGGCTTCATCGACCTGCACGGTATCAACTTCAGCTATCCTACGCGTCCAGATGTTACCGTCTTGGAGGACTTTACCCTAAATATCCCTGCAGGTAAGGTCACGGCGTTGGTG GGACCATCCGGCTCAGGAAAAAGCACAATCATCAGCCTGCTCGAACGGTGGTATAACCCCCGTGCAGGCAGCATctccctggatggcacaGACATCAGTCGGCTCAACCTCAAGTGGCTGCGGACTAAT GAACCGGTGCTCTTCAACGGCAGCGCGTTCGAGAACATCGCCAACGGCCTCGTCGGCACCCAATGGGAGACAGCATCGCAAGAAGATCAAATGCAGCGCGTCCAAGAGGCCGCGAAGCTCGCCTTCGCGCACGACTTCATCCAGAACCTGCCGCAAGGATACCACACACGCATCGGCGAGAGAGGCGGCCTGCTCTCAGGCGGGCAGAAGCAGCGAATCGCCATCGCTCGCAGCGTCATCTCAGAGCCCAAAATCCTACTCCTCGACGAAGCGACCAGCGCGCTCGACCCGCACGCCGAGGGCATCGTCCAGAAGGCCCTCGACAGCGCCTCCGAGAACCGGACGACCATCGTCATAGCGCACAAGCTCGCGACCATCCGCAAAGCGGATAACATCGTGGTCATGTCCAAGGGCAAGATCATGGAACAGGGGCGTCACGAAGAGCTGGTGTCCAGGAACGGCATCTACGCCACTCTCGTCGAAGCTCAGGACCTCGCGCCGGGTAACATCGAGAAGAATCACGGCTCGGGGGGCACGAGCACGTCCGATGAGGCTTTGGAAAAGGAAGACGATCATGTCGTTCGCGTTCAGTCTCTCGCCAGCATCCGGACGGCTGAGGTGCAACAACTGGCGACACTAAAGGACCGGGAAGACTACGACTTGTATGAGAAGACGGGCATTATCCGCAGCATTTGGAAGCTTCTGAGGGGGACGCCCGATATCTGGCTTTGGTTCGCGGTCACAATAGCCACGTGCATCGGAGGAG CCGCCATCAACCCTGGGCAAGCCCTCTTGCTAGGCAATATCATGAGCATCTTTACTTCTCCAAACATGGTCGCTCGCGGCAACTTCATCTCGTTTATGTTTTTCGTCATGTCGCTCAGCATTCTCGTCATATACTTCGTCATGGGCTGGTCGACCAATACTATAGCACAG GGTCTCAGCAGGAAGATGCGACGGGAAATCTTGGAGTCCTTCCTCCGGCAGGACCTCCGGTTCTTCGACCGGCCCGAGAACACGGTGGGCGCGCTCATCAGCCGGCTCGATTCCTACCCACAGGCCATCCTGGAGTTGATGGGTTTCACCGTCGCCATCATCCTCATGTCCGTGATCAACATCGTCGCGTCGAGTGTCCTCGCGATCGTTGTGTCCTGGAAACTCGGGCTGGTCGGCGTCTTCGTCGGCTTGCCGTTCATGATGCTAGGCGGCTACGCGCGCGTCAGGCTCGAGACCAAGATGGACGACGAAATGGGCAAGAGGCTGTCGGCGAGCGCTTCGGTGGCTTCGGAGGCGGTCATGGTGATCCGCACCGTCTCTTCGCTCGCCATCGAGAGCACCGTGCTGAAGAAGTATGTCGACGAGCTCGACTTCGCGATCTCTCAGACAAGCGGGCCCATGTTCCACATGATGACCTGGTTTTCTCTCACGCAGTCCGTCGAGTACTTCGTGCTGGCCTTGGGGTTCTG GTGGGGATCGAAGCTGATCAATGACGGGGAAATCAGCTTCTATCAGTTCATTGTGTCGTTTATGGGTGTTTACTTCTCCGGCCAAGCCACCGCGTTGGCTCTGAGTTTTGCCAGCA GCTTCACCAAGGCAAATCAAGCCGCCAACTACTACTTCTGGCTCGACGGGCTTGACGGGACTATTCGTGAGACTGACGACAACCGCAAAGAGGGACCCGAGCACGGGTGCCACTCCTACGACTTCCAAGACGTGCAGTTCTCGTACCCCTTGGCGCCGGACAACCGGGTTCTCAAGGGCGTGTCTCTGTCG ATTCAACGAGGAGACTTTGTGGCCTTCGTGGGCGCCTCAGGTTGCGGAAAGAGCACCATGATATCGCTCCTAGAGCGCTTCTACGACCCGACAAGCGGCTCCATCACCATCGACTCATCTGCACCTCTGTCGTCCATCAACCCACTTCTGTACCGCAAGCAGGTGGCCCTGGTGCAGCAAGAGCCGACGCTCTTCCCGGGCACGATTCGCGAGAACATCTCACAGGGTGTGCCGGACCTCGGCGCGACGGAGGCGGCGTCGGACGAGACGCTGGAGGAGGCGTGCCGGGCGGCCAACGCGTGGGACTTCGTATCATCGCTGCCAGAGGGCCTCGACACACCGTGCGGGACGAGCGGCAGCCAGCTCTCGGGGGGTCAGCGGCAGCGCGTCGCCATCGCCCGGGCGCTGGTGCGCAAGTCCAATGTGATCCTGCTCGACGAAGCGACGAGCGCACTGGACACCGAGTCGGAGAAGCTCGTCCAGGGCGCGCTGTCGGAGGCGGCATCATCCGGGGACCGGATCACCATCGCGGTGGCGCACCGCCTCTCGACGGTCCGCGACGCAAACtgcatcttcgtcttctacGCAGGCAGGATTGTGGAGGCCGGGACGCACGGCGAGCTGGTTGCGAAGGGGGGCATGTATGCCAAGATGTGCGAGGCGCAGAAGTTGGACGGCGCTGCATGA
- a CDS encoding putative C6 transcription factor (COG:K;~EggNog:ENOG410PWMQ;~InterPro:IPR007219;~go_function: GO:0003677 - DNA binding [Evidence IEA];~go_function: GO:0008270 - zinc ion binding [Evidence IEA];~go_process: GO:0006351 - transcription, DNA-templated [Evidence IEA]) — MSQLSHEPTKSRTSKPLDFADPIKINQEERCSSSSFAPTPSSSSLGFTPNQGNLLYNPTGESVREVHYNSSKAEYEGESSLFAHAVFASQFLQNAINNTTNAEVAHEMEAVLDGLRAAVHSGKQQSDTLDKLYPHAKAIPPGLTTRNLPLPPIDKVFICLRMARECPQVAMLWLGDFIRPTQFSDYFIKIASPGPATEADLIIVHCGLYWLFCECSKAVTDEETKQDYDAQAFICEANLQTVLANLRFHQPTNMDFIYAMGMASMYCLQKSKPSAAWNFINSASHMVQALGLQHNVPTGIERPEEKTQKMNLFWTIYMTEKMLSLRLGRSSTFRDQDITLTRLGMERPSGSFLAELAPGWINIASIQGRIYDDIYSPGALMQPLHIRTSRARALVAELKTAMQHAQGIHDHYEASKGQVLGLDYHEIARRSDRVIGLSMLTLIYRSIAPEKPSTSAFCEECIDAARDTLQEHDRCVAVITEARGRTVFLEAYINWTITQSPFIPFIILFCHIIETSEASDLEHMRGLVETLESTSDSRAHNTCGKQRRLFKALYDVAAKYVEVKSRADGGQGGMSWSMAQQQYADAFAGTTSNGLGLGTLDSGGIVGAPGTNTADAPSHMASHSEANEDGMGLVNGLVGPTAMQNTVFGDVDMEMDLSGAQLWDWFNKNQSIMRMLEDT; from the exons ATGAGCCAGTTGAGTCATGAGCCGACCAAGAGTAGAACCTCTAAACCCCTCGACTTTGCAGACCCTATCAAGATCAACCAGGAGGAGCGCTGCTCGTCCTCCTCGTTCGCACCAacaccatcttcttcctcactTGGCTTTACGCCAAACCAAGGGAACCTGCTGTATAATCCCACCGGCGAGAGCGTCCGTGAAGTGCACTACAACTCTTCCAAAGCGGAGTATGAGGGCGAATCGTCGCTTTTCGCTCACGCCGTCTTCGCTAGTCAATTTCTGCAGAATGCCATTAACAACACGACCAACGCCGAGGTCGCACACGAGATGGAAGCTGTCCTCGACGGCCTCAGGGCTGCCGTTCATTCTGGGAAACAACAGTCTGATACGCTCGATAAACTGTATCCTCATGCCAAGGCCATCCCACCCGGCTTGACGACCCGCAACCTCCCTTTGCCGCCCATCGACAAGGTATTCATATGCTTGCGTATGGCCAGGGAATGCCCGCAAGTGGCCATGCTATGGCTGGGGGACTTTATTAGGCCCACCCAGTTCAGCGACTATTTTATCAAAATCGCATCGCCTGGTCCAGCTACCGAAGCTGACTTGATCATCGTCCATTGCGGTCTTTACTGGCTGTTCTGTGAATGCTCCAAAGCCGTCaccgacgaagaaacaaaGCAAGACTACGACGCGCAGGCTTTCATATGCGAGGCGAACCTCCAGACTGTCCTTGCCAACCTTCGCTTTCATCAGCCAACAAATATGGACTTCATATATGCCATGGGCATGGCG TCGATGTATTGCCTTCAAAAGAGCAAGCCATCTGCCGCGTGGAATTTCATCAATTCAGCCTCGCATATGGTACAAGCTCTTGGCTTACAACATAACGTGCCTACAGGCATAGAGCGGCCAGAAGAAAAGACCCAGAAGATGAACTTGTTCTGGACCATATACATGACCGAGAAGATGCTATCGCTACGCCTAGGTCGTTCATCGACCTTCCGAGATCAGGACATCACCCTGACCCGTCTTGGTATGGAGCGTCCCAGCGGTTCTTTCTTGGCCGAACTGGCTCCCGGTTGGATCAACATAGCGAGTATACAGGGTCGGATATACGACGACATCTACAGTCCAGGAGCCCTCATGCAACCGCTGCACATCCGGACGTCTCGTGCCCGGGCTCTTGTAGCGGAGTTAAAAACTGCCATGCAACATGCGCAAGGCATCCAC GACCATTACGAGGCGAGCAAAGGGCAAGTACTGGGACTGGATTACCACGAAATAGCAAGACGTTCTGACCGAGTCATTGGCCTTTCCATGCTTACGCTCATCTACCGGAGCATCGCCCCGGAGAAGCCATCGACGTCTGCATTTTGTGAAGAATGCATCGATGCCGCCAGGGATACGCTCCAAGAACACGACCGCTGCGTCGCCGTGATCACCGAGGCGCGAGGGAGGACGGTGTTCCTGGAAGCATACATCAACTG GACCATCACCCAGTCTCCATTCATCCCCTTCATCATTCTGTTCTGCCACATCATCGAGACGTCCGAGGCCTCAGACCTCGAGCACATGAGAGGTCTTGTCGAGACGCTCGAGTCTACATCGGACTCCCGCGCACATAACACATGCGGCAAGCAACGTCGCCTTTTCAAGGCGTTGTACGACGTCGCCGCCAAGTATGTCGAGGTCAAATCCCGCGCGGACGGTGGGCAAGGGGGGATGTCGTGGTCAATGGCTCAGCAGCAGTATGCCGATGCATTCGCCGGCACGACCTCTAACGGTCTCGGGCTCGGTACATTGGACTCGGGAGGAATTGTGGGAGCCCCGGGGACGAATACTGCAGATGCTCCTAGTCACATGGCGTCGCACAGCGAGGCTAACGAGGACGGGATGGGGCTTGTAAATGGGCTGGTCGGGCCTACAGCGATGCAGAACACGGTATTTGGGGATGTGGACATGGAGATGGATCTCTCGGGAGCTCAACTTTGGGACTGGTTCAACAAAAACCAGTCCATCATGAGGATGCTTGAGGATACATAG
- a CDS encoding uncharacterized protein (COG:S;~EggNog:ENOG410Q1JU) produces MPTTRSQTKKIDLASSQDTGATPYLMNEAAWGPVLGWLDLDYSETSPLKRIEWRNALNQIQEADGCRYITFSCPEEEPQKLWIIIQWSSAAQRNCFHQSDNVASDAKKILYPISSGISDDGNKVHLIDRVDYSIGKVMHAGFPASPNPEKVHEVWMACFPVGALKHQWEQEQKLPLLLNFYARDEESSNHMAGILSQSVAWISGEVNYQGIRCQRIAWLMEWKSKEAEELYKTTVRWVKEEEGQSSKPQLALNMFIDDLKSFEMVGYETWHAQFEDIRDTLNN; encoded by the exons ATGCCGACCACGCGAAGCCAAACCAAGAAAATAGATCTGGCATCGTCTCAGGATACTGGTGCAACCCCCTACTTGATGAACGAGGCCGCCTGGGGGCCAGTGCTTGGATGGCTGGACCTAGATTATTCAGAGACTTCGCCATTGAAGCGAATCGAATGGAGAAATGCTCTGAACCAGATCCAAGAGGCTGATGGCTGTCGTTATATCACCTTTTCGTGCCCCGAGGAAGAGCCCCAGAAGTTATGGATTATTATCC AGTGGTCGTCAGCGGCGCAGCGAAACTGCTTTCACCAGTCAGATAACGTCGCAAGTGATGCGAAGAAAATCCTTTATCCGATAAGCTCTGGCATCAGTGACGACGGGAACAAAGTTCACTTGATTGACCGGGTTGACTACAGTATTGGCAAGGTGATGCACGCTGGATTTCCAGCGTCTCCCAACCCGGAAAAGGTCCACGAAGTGTGGATGGCCTGCTTTCCAGTCGGCGCGCTAAAACATCAATGGGAGCAAGAGCAGAAGCTGCCCCTATTGCTGAACTTTTATGCACGAGATGAAGAGTCTTCGAACCATATGGCTGGGATTCTGAGTCAAAGTGTGGCCTGGATTTCAGGCGAGGTGAATTACCAAGGGATACGGTGTCAGCGGATCGCATGGTTGATGGAGTGGAAGTCTAAGGAGGCAGAAGAGCTCTACAAGACGACTGTACGATGGgtgaaagaggaagaaggtcaATCTAGCAAGCCACAGCTAGCACTGAACATGTTTATTGATGACTTGAAGAGCTTTGAAATGGTTGGGTATGAGACCTGGCACGCGCAATTTGAAGATATCCGAGACACCCTCAACAATTAG
- a CDS encoding uncharacterized protein (COG:S;~EggNog:ENOG410PZQA;~SECRETED:SignalP(1-19)): protein MKFSALITSLCSLAALARANPVKKQVFNVALTFYGVDGSSYGETFPADTTSVRIDNPTVVKSVWSNGGGFCTIKGVDGSSVVIAGEGNYTVNPPQAQSWGACDNLR from the exons ATGAAGTTCTCAGCTCTTATCACCAGTCTGTGCAGCCTTGCTGCTCTCGCGAGAGCCAACCCAGTCAAAAAACAAGTCTTTAACGTGGCTTTGACTTTCTATGGAGTTGACGGATCCTCTTACGGGGAAACATTTCCAGCAGACACCACATCAGTCCGCATCG ACAATCCGACGGTGGTGAAGAGCGTCTGGTCAAACGGAGGAGGCTTTTGTACCATCAAAGGCGTTGATGGTAGCTCCGTCGTTATCGCGGGAGAGGGAAACTACACTGTAAACCCTCCCCAAGCCCAAAGCTGGGGAGCCTGCGACAACCT TCGCTAG